Proteins encoded by one window of Vitis vinifera cultivar Pinot Noir 40024 chromosome 10, ASM3070453v1:
- the LOC100241279 gene encoding seipin-2: MEDPGPNEDDHDHFFDAFDEFLFYDSSDAFEPEPSVSQSTISQLESNISQTTPYLRRISSAHHRRRMSGIDSKATLSTSEITQIQDGKTTISRERKYKLHRNFEENEKDCEKTESSRVRASPVQNTEDSHAASSTGKNVQVDDSSSSNPLVFLAELVIKAIGFQINLFISVFTFPAWLLYKFCVFAIDPFQGMRHGRDYLMGKVLRLWNIAYGSVNPFISEWLKEHKSMWKLLSRFGWSLLLSVYVASILCGLLVAAFVVSGFVMRYLVEEPIRMEEALNFDYTKNSPVAFVPIKSCPSSACVNCYEKIEVGKKRGLHVIPPNHKLQVTVMLTLPESEYNRNLGVFQVRVDFLSAEYRRLASASRTCMLQFKSMPIRLLLTFFKMAPLVAGYLSESQTLNVHFSGFTEGDEPTACLKVTIEQRAEYRPGAGIPEIYASSLILESELPLVKRILWYWKKTVFIWISMTVFLMELVFTLICCRPIILPRVRPRDGSASGSATQDNVLIQS; encoded by the exons ATGGAAGACCCAGGCCCAAACGAAGATGACCACGACCATTTCTTTGACGCTTTCGATGAATTCCTCTTCTACGATTCCTCAGACGCCTTCGAACCTGAACCATCCGTTTCACAGTCAACGATCTCTCAGCTGGAATCCAACATTTCTCAAACTACCCCCTATCTCCGGCGCATATCTTCGGCTCACCACCGCCGCAGAATGTCCGGGATCGATTCCAAGGCTACCTTGTCGACTTCCGAAATCACCCAGATTCAGGATGGGAAGACGACGATTTCTCGGGAGAGAAAGTACAAGCTTCACCgtaattttgaggaaaatgaaaaagattgcGAGAAGACCGAGTCAAGTCGGGTTCGAGCAAGCCCAGTGCAGAATACTGAGGATAGCCATGCCGCGAGTAGTACTGGGAAGAATGTACAAGTCGATGACTCGAGTTCGTCGAATCCGCTTGTGTTTTTGGCTGAATTGGTGATTAAGGCGATTGGGTTTCAGATAAATTTGTTTATCAGCGTGTTCACATTTCCTGCATGGTTACTGTATAAGTTTTGTGTGTTCGCTATCGATCCTTTTCAAGGAATGAGGCATGGTAGAGATTATTTGATGGGGAAGGTGTTAAGATTATGGAATATTGCTTACGGGAGTGTGAATCCATTCATTTCTGAATGGTTGAAGGAACATAAATCAATGTGGAAGTTGTTGAGCAGATTCGGATGGAGTTTGTTGTTGTCAGTTTATGTTGCTTCCATTTTGTGTGGGCTTTTGGTTGCAGCATTTGTAGTTAGTGGTTTTGTGATGAGATATTTGGTTGAGGAGCCAATTCGGATGGAAGAGGCCTTGAATTTTGATTACACCAAAAATAGTCCGGTTGCATTTGTGCCAATTAAGTCCTGTCCTAGCTCTGCCTGTGTGAATTGTTATGAAAAGATTGAAGTTGGGAAAAAAAGGGGTTTGCATGTTATTCCGCCTAATCACAAATTGCAGGTTACCGTTATGTTGACATTGCCTGAGTCAGAGTACAATAGAAATCTTGGAGTTTTCCAG GTCAGGGTGGACTTCTTGAGTGCTGAATACAGACGCCTTGCCAGTGCAAGTCGGACATGCATGTTGCAGTTCAAAAGCATGCCTATCCGCCTTCTGTTGACTTTCTTTAAGATGGCTCCTCTTGTTGCTGGCTATTTATCAGAATCCCAAACTTTGAATGTACATTTTAGCGGTTTTACTGAAGGAGATGAGCCTACTGCCTGCTTAAAGGTGACAATTGAGCAAAGAGCAGAATACCGACCTGGTGCTGGCATCCCTGAAATTTATGCTTCATCTCTAATCCTTGAGTCAGAACTTCCTCTGGTTAAAAGGATTTTATGGTATTGGAAGAAAACAGTGTTTATATGGATCAGCATGACAGTGTTCCTGATGGAATTGGTGTTTACATTGATCTGCTGTAGACCTATTATTTTGCCAAGAGTGAGGCCAAGGGACGGCTCTGCTAGTGGTTCTGCTACTCAAGACAATGTGCTAATTCAAAGCTAG